Proteins co-encoded in one Dehalogenimonas sp. WBC-2 genomic window:
- a CDS encoding DNA polymerase IV produces the protein MIRRIMHIDLDAFFVSVEQVFDPALRGRPVAVGGIPGQGRGVVAAASYEARQFGIHSGMPLKEAERRCPQCVFLSGRFERYRDASEKFMAILADFSPFLEPVGIDEAFLEVTGFESLYGTLAVMGHQIRKRIRDEIGIAASIGLASSKIVAKVASKAAKPDGLMEIPDGGEAAFLAPMAIGKMPGIGQQTEKALNALGIHTLGELARLPLSLLTERFGVYGQVLHDHALGIDHRLIEPPAEAKSVSHEMTLDEDSRDRGFLEANLRYMAEKVGARLRRYGQKGSVVNIRLRFSDFTTITRQRKLGFATDANEVIFDEANKLFDKAMSTSRLAVRLLGVGVGGLGGAEGQLPLSPAFTGRYAALDKVLDRLRKRYGFAAIQTGRTLKLGWKSGEGHDVHGFSRQIMDNNKQS, from the coding sequence ATGATCCGGCGCATCATGCATATCGACCTGGACGCGTTCTTCGTGTCCGTCGAACAGGTATTTGACCCGGCGCTCAGGGGCAGACCGGTAGCCGTCGGCGGTATACCGGGACAGGGTCGCGGCGTAGTGGCCGCCGCCTCTTACGAAGCCCGGCAGTTCGGCATCCACTCCGGCATGCCGCTCAAGGAAGCCGAACGCCGCTGTCCCCAATGTGTCTTCCTTTCCGGCCGCTTTGAACGCTACCGCGATGCGTCGGAGAAGTTCATGGCCATACTGGCTGATTTTTCTCCCTTTCTGGAGCCGGTAGGTATTGACGAGGCGTTCCTGGAGGTGACCGGCTTTGAGTCTCTTTACGGTACGCTTGCGGTAATGGGTCACCAGATCCGGAAACGCATCCGGGATGAGATTGGAATTGCTGCCAGCATCGGACTGGCCTCCAGCAAGATAGTGGCCAAGGTGGCTTCCAAGGCGGCCAAGCCTGACGGTCTGATGGAAATACCCGATGGTGGCGAGGCTGCTTTCCTGGCACCGATGGCTATCGGGAAAATGCCGGGTATCGGGCAGCAGACGGAAAAAGCCCTCAATGCGCTGGGCATACATACCCTGGGTGAACTGGCCCGGCTGCCGCTGAGCCTGCTGACCGAGCGTTTTGGGGTATACGGCCAGGTGCTGCATGACCACGCCCTGGGTATTGATCACAGGCTTATTGAGCCGCCTGCCGAGGCCAAATCTGTCAGCCATGAAATGACGCTGGATGAGGACAGCCGAGACCGAGGATTTCTAGAGGCCAACCTGCGCTACATGGCGGAGAAGGTGGGAGCGCGCCTGCGGCGCTACGGCCAAAAAGGCAGCGTGGTTAATATCCGCCTGCGGTTTTCTGATTTCACCACCATCACCCGGCAGCGGAAACTGGGTTTTGCCACCGATGCCAACGAGGTTATCTTTGATGAAGCCAACAAACTTTTTGATAAGGCGATGAGCACCAGCCGCCTGGCGGTGCGGCTGCTGGGGGTGGGGGTGGGCGGCCTTGGTGGTGCCGAAGGGCAGTTGCCATTGTCCCCGGCCTTTACCGGCCGTTATGCCGCCCTTGATAAAGTCCTTGACCGGCTGCGCAAGAGATACGGATTTGCCGCCATCCAGACCGGGCGCACCCTGAAGCTGGGCTGGAAGTCCGGCGAGGGACACGACGTCCACGGCTTCTCCCGTCAGATCATGGATAATAATAAGCAATCCTGA
- a CDS encoding dihydropteroate synthase has protein sequence MLNTYPPTTKIGKKTFCWGERTFIIGILNVTPDSFSGDGVGYDIEAAVARARRMVEEGADIIDVGGESTRPGAPEVSIGDEVQRVIPVIRRLSAELDVPISIDSYKSEVAEAAVTAGASLLNDVWGLKRDHRLADIAAKYKLPIIISSSQRDEPVADIMPAVIGSLEWAIGKAEAAGVSRHNIIVDPGFGFGKTVSQNLELLRRLSELKVLGRPILLGTSRKSTIGKVLGDAPADDRLMGTAATMAIGIMGGANIIRVHDVKEMVKVSRMSDAVIRGFAG, from the coding sequence ATGCTTAATACCTATCCGCCGACGACGAAGATCGGCAAGAAGACCTTTTGCTGGGGCGAGCGCACCTTTATCATAGGCATCCTGAACGTCACCCCGGACTCCTTCTCCGGCGACGGCGTGGGGTATGACATCGAAGCGGCAGTCGCCCGGGCCAGACGCATGGTTGAAGAAGGCGCCGACATCATTGATGTGGGCGGGGAGTCCACCCGGCCCGGCGCGCCGGAAGTCTCTATTGGCGACGAGGTACAGCGGGTGATACCGGTAATCCGGCGACTGTCGGCAGAGCTTGACGTACCCATCAGCATTGACAGCTATAAATCTGAAGTTGCCGAAGCCGCGGTTACAGCCGGAGCCAGCCTGTTGAACGACGTCTGGGGACTGAAACGCGATCATCGCCTGGCCGATATTGCCGCGAAGTACAAACTGCCGATCATCATTTCCTCCAGCCAGCGTGACGAACCGGTGGCGGACATCATGCCGGCGGTCATCGGAAGCCTTGAGTGGGCCATCGGAAAGGCCGAGGCGGCGGGGGTGTCGAGGCATAATATCATCGTTGATCCGGGCTTCGGCTTCGGCAAGACGGTATCGCAGAATCTTGAACTGCTGCGGCGGCTGAGTGAGCTCAAAGTCCTGGGCAGGCCGATCCTGTTAGGCACCTCGCGCAAATCCACTATCGGCAAGGTGCTGGGTGATGCCCCGGCTGATGACCGGCTGATGGGTACCGCGGCCACCATGGCCATCGGGATTATGGGCGGTGCCAACATCATCAGGGTGCATGATGTGAAGGAGATGGTTAAAGTGAGCCGTATGAGCGACGCAGTAATAAGGGGTTTTGCCGGATGA
- a CDS encoding 2-amino-4-hydroxy-6-hydroxymethyldihydropteridine pyrophosphokinase: MSDNELVLTSAATVYLGLGSNVGDRMANLNRALELMNRPLKIVRRSPVYETEPFEVPEQEKFLNMVAEVQTHIAPADLLKLLKGIERIIGRGKAGSDEPRCIDIDILLYGSLKMATETLTIPHPRMIRRAFVLTPLADLAPRLRPPGSKKTVAELLAALGKVKSVELFGESIAQ, from the coding sequence ATGAGCGATAATGAATTGGTGCTGACCTCAGCGGCGACGGTGTACCTGGGACTGGGTTCCAATGTTGGCGACCGCATGGCCAACCTGAACCGGGCGCTTGAGCTGATGAACCGGCCGCTTAAAATAGTGCGGCGTTCCCCTGTTTACGAGACCGAGCCGTTTGAGGTGCCGGAGCAGGAGAAGTTTCTGAACATGGTAGCCGAGGTGCAGACCCATATTGCGCCGGCAGACCTGCTGAAGTTATTAAAGGGCATCGAGCGGATCATCGGCCGGGGTAAAGCCGGTTCTGACGAGCCGCGGTGTATTGATATAGACATACTGCTTTACGGCAGCCTCAAGATGGCGACCGAGACGCTGACCATACCTCATCCCCGCATGATCAGGCGGGCTTTTGTGCTGACGCCTCTTGCCGACCTGGCACCGCGCCTGCGGCCGCCGGGCTCTAAAAAGACGGTGGCTGAACTGCTGGCCGCACTGGGTAAGGTCAAGAGTGTCGAACTGTTCGGGGAGTCCATCGCACAATGA
- the ychK gene encoding YchK (UPF0028 protein YchK) produces the protein MKLGLALSGGAARALAHIGVIEVLEREGIGIDMVTGTSMGAIVGAAFARGVPVEDIKAEALDLTWRSLLPLVDLNPFQTSGIIGARNIRKKLKSIIGDLDFKELKMPFACVATDLISGEEVVFKSGSVLDAVLASMSLPLVFKVPRVGRRYLVDGGISDPLPVVPLKELGADKIIAVNVLKNLGIDTSKKKSGQRKKAPNFLQVANQVIYIASAHLAEVGVKAADVAIEPDMGGIHLADFNMAAEAIQCGEKCAVDMLPQIRALLQR, from the coding sequence ATGAAACTCGGCTTAGCATTATCAGGCGGCGCCGCCCGGGCACTGGCGCACATCGGCGTCATCGAAGTGCTGGAGCGGGAGGGCATCGGCATTGACATGGTCACCGGCACCAGCATGGGGGCGATAGTCGGGGCAGCCTTCGCACGTGGTGTGCCTGTCGAAGATATCAAGGCTGAGGCTCTTGATCTGACATGGCGCAGCTTGCTGCCGCTGGTGGACCTGAACCCGTTCCAAACATCGGGCATTATCGGCGCTCGAAATATTAGAAAAAAATTAAAAAGTATCATCGGTGATCTGGACTTTAAAGAGCTGAAGATGCCCTTTGCCTGCGTGGCTACCGACCTGATCTCCGGTGAGGAGGTGGTCTTTAAGAGCGGTTCTGTGCTGGACGCGGTACTGGCCAGCATGTCCCTGCCGCTGGTGTTCAAGGTGCCGAGGGTGGGCAGGCGCTACCTGGTGGACGGGGGAATCTCAGACCCGTTGCCGGTGGTGCCGCTGAAGGAGTTGGGAGCCGACAAAATCATAGCGGTAAATGTTTTAAAAAATTTGGGTATTGACACCTCCAAGAAAAAATCCGGCCAGCGGAAGAAGGCGCCGAACTTTTTACAGGTTGCCAACCAGGTTATATATATCGCCTCAGCGCATCTGGCGGAGGTGGGGGTTAAGGCAGCCGATGTGGCCATAGAGCCGGACATGGGCGGCATCCACCTGGCCGACTTCAACATGGCGGCTGAGGCTATCCAGTGCGGCGAAAAATGCGCTGTGGACATGCTGCCTCAGATCAGGGCGCTGCTCCAGCGATAA